One window of the Tachypleus tridentatus isolate NWPU-2018 chromosome 10, ASM421037v1, whole genome shotgun sequence genome contains the following:
- the LOC143228568 gene encoding uncharacterized protein LOC143228568 — MQQYIYERMIDLTLLKMVKNSRVVSAAEKKILNLGINFAIQPDTVPAVDIAATLESAAQSLPNPMTEQFRHQTYTILRKAKKPKPNIIKHKCSAMNHLKRDNNIKIPPAGKGNSIVIPDVDVYDTMIKQLLEKHQNKTITNDPTE; from the exons ATGCAACAGTACATTTATGAGAGGATGATAGATCTGACCCTTTTGAAAATGGTAAAAAA TTCGAGAGTAGTAAGTGCTGCAGAAAAAAAGATCCTTAACCTAGGTATAAACTTCGCCATCCAACCTGATACAGTTCCAGCTGTTGATATAGCTGCAACCTTAGAATCTGCTGCACAAAGCCTCCCGAACCCTATGACTGAACAATTCCGACATCAAACTTACACCATCCTCAGGAAGGCCAAAAAACCAAAACCGAACATCATTAAACACAAATGCAGCGCAATGAACCATCTAAAACGAGACAACAACATCAAGATTCCACCAGCAGGCAAAGGAAACAGTATAGTCATCCCAGACGTCGACGTTTATGACACGATGATCAAACAGTTACTagaaaaacaccaaaataaaacGATCACCAATGATCCTACAGAATAG